In a genomic window of Nostoc sp. UHCC 0870:
- a CDS encoding dihydroorotate dehydrogenase-like protein — translation MDLTTSYMGMKLRSPLVPSASPLTGEIDSIVWMEDAGAGAIVLPSLFEEQLSMESHELHHHLTYGTESFAESLSYFPEPENFRLGPDEYLELIYKTKEKVKIPIIASLNGSSLDGWTDYARMIEQAGAAALELNIYTVHTDPQLTSEQIEQSYINMLKVVKAAVSIPVAVKLSPYFTNMANMAKRFDDAGADALVLFNRFYQPDINLETLEVKPHVLLSTPQAMRLPLRWIAILYGRINANLAATSGIHTAHDVIKMLMAGANITMLCSVLLRHGINHIRCIEEEMREWMEKHEYESLQQLQGSMSQKNCPNPSAFERAQYMRALQTYKPEWGRIYEPSNYHG, via the coding sequence ATGGACTTAACAACTAGTTATATGGGGATGAAGCTGCGATCGCCACTCGTGCCGTCAGCATCTCCCCTGACGGGCGAAATTGATAGTATTGTGTGGATGGAAGATGCTGGTGCAGGTGCGATCGTACTTCCTTCGCTGTTTGAAGAACAGTTAAGCATGGAAAGTCACGAACTGCATCATCATCTGACCTATGGGACAGAAAGTTTTGCTGAGTCTTTAAGCTATTTCCCCGAACCTGAAAACTTTCGTCTTGGGCCTGACGAATATCTAGAGTTGATTTATAAAACCAAAGAAAAGGTAAAAATTCCCATTATCGCCAGCCTCAACGGTTCTTCACTAGATGGCTGGACTGACTACGCCAGAATGATTGAACAAGCTGGTGCGGCAGCGTTGGAATTGAATATTTACACTGTACATACTGATCCACAACTGACAAGCGAACAGATAGAGCAGAGCTATATCAATATGTTAAAGGTAGTTAAAGCTGCCGTATCCATTCCTGTAGCTGTTAAGCTCAGTCCTTATTTTACCAATATGGCAAACATGGCCAAGCGTTTCGATGATGCCGGGGCTGATGCTTTGGTATTATTTAACCGCTTTTACCAGCCAGATATCAACCTAGAAACCCTAGAGGTAAAGCCTCATGTACTCTTAAGCACCCCCCAAGCCATGCGTTTACCTCTGCGCTGGATTGCCATTCTTTATGGTCGGATCAATGCTAACTTAGCTGCTACCAGTGGTATTCATACTGCCCATGATGTTATCAAGATGCTCATGGCTGGGGCAAACATCACCATGCTGTGTTCTGTTTTATTACGGCATGGTATCAACCATATTCGGTGTATAGAAGAAGAAATGCGCGAATGGATGGAAAAACACGAATACGAATCTTTACAACAGCTTCAAGGTAGCATGAGCCAGAAAAACTGTCCTAACCCCAGTGCCTTTGAACGCGCTCAATATATGCGAGCTTTGCAAACCTATAAACCAGAATGGGGCAGAATTTACGAGCCGTCTAATTATCATGGATAG